From the genome of Geobacter sp. SVR, one region includes:
- a CDS encoding branched-chain amino acid ABC transporter permease, translating into MEISFQTVMSQLMLGLNNGAFYAVLSLGLAVIFGLLNIINFAHGALYMLGAFVALSGYAEWGTLMGMPDFHLNYWAALVVAPLVVGLLGMLIEKTMLSRLYKVDHLYGLLLTFGVALILQGVFTNYYNVAGTPYEGKPEILNGAVNLGFMMFPTYRLWSIAVALVVCFSTWLVIERTKLGSWLRAGTENPRLVQAFGINVPLMITLTYGYGVAIAALAGVVAAPIYSVSPVMGAEMIITVFAVVVIGGMGSIMGSILTGLMLGMVEGLTKVIYPPASSTVIFIMMVVVLLVKPSGLFGREQ; encoded by the coding sequence ATGGAGATATCCTTCCAAACCGTTATGTCGCAACTGATGCTCGGCCTGAACAACGGTGCCTTCTATGCCGTGCTCAGCCTGGGGCTGGCGGTCATCTTCGGCCTGCTGAACATCATCAACTTCGCCCATGGCGCATTGTACATGCTGGGAGCCTTCGTGGCCCTGTCGGGATATGCGGAATGGGGCACGCTCATGGGTATGCCGGATTTCCACCTCAACTACTGGGCCGCACTGGTGGTGGCACCCCTGGTGGTCGGCCTGCTGGGCATGCTGATCGAAAAGACCATGCTCAGTCGGCTCTACAAGGTCGACCACCTGTATGGACTGCTGTTGACTTTCGGTGTGGCGCTCATCCTGCAAGGGGTCTTCACCAACTACTACAACGTGGCCGGGACCCCTTACGAGGGCAAACCGGAGATCCTGAACGGCGCGGTCAACCTGGGATTCATGATGTTTCCCACCTATCGGCTCTGGTCCATTGCAGTGGCGCTGGTGGTCTGCTTCAGCACCTGGCTGGTGATCGAGCGGACCAAGCTCGGCTCCTGGCTGCGGGCCGGTACGGAGAATCCCCGGCTGGTGCAGGCCTTCGGCATCAATGTGCCCCTGATGATTACCCTGACCTACGGCTACGGAGTGGCCATTGCCGCCCTGGCCGGAGTCGTGGCTGCGCCAATCTATTCCGTTTCGCCGGTAATGGGAGCCGAGATGATCATTACCGTGTTTGCGGTGGTGGTGATCGGCGGCATGGGATCGATCATGGGTTCGATTCTCACCGGCCTGATGCTCGGCATGGTGGAAGGCTTGACCAAGGTGATCTATCCCCCGGCATCCAGCACGGTGATCTTTATCATGATGGTGGTAGTATTGCTGGTAAAACCGTCCGGCCTGTTCGGCCGGGAGCAGTGA
- a CDS encoding ABC transporter substrate-binding protein: MKWCIRATACAAILGMAASAGAAGKGISDGVVKIGVLTDMSGVYSAIGGKGTLVAVEMAVADFGGKVLGKPIEVISADHQNKADIASTKAREWFDTGKVDMVTGLLNSACALAVQKVGADKKRITMNTGAGSTDLTNKDCTPYGIHYAYDNYALGNVAGSEVVNHGGKSWFFITADYAFGHSLEKNTTSFVNKLGGKVVGSVRHPLSTSDFSSYLLQAQASGAKVIGLANAGGDFTNAVKQAGEFGIVQKGQTVVGMLVFDTDVKSLGLKTAQGMQFASGFYWDRDKATREWSQRFFKKHKAMPTMDQAGAYSATMNYLKAIKAAGTDDPDAVMAKLKSTNISDFFAVNGKIRADGRMVHDMYLMEVKKPSESKADWDILRIVKTVPGDKAFMPLSESTCSQVKK; this comes from the coding sequence ATGAAATGGTGCATCAGGGCAACAGCATGTGCGGCAATACTTGGCATGGCGGCATCGGCCGGGGCGGCCGGCAAGGGAATTTCAGACGGGGTGGTCAAGATCGGCGTATTGACCGACATGTCGGGCGTGTATTCGGCCATCGGCGGCAAAGGGACCCTGGTGGCGGTTGAAATGGCAGTGGCCGACTTCGGCGGCAAAGTGCTGGGCAAACCGATCGAAGTGATCTCCGCTGACCACCAGAACAAGGCTGACATCGCTTCCACCAAAGCCCGCGAGTGGTTCGACACCGGCAAGGTCGACATGGTGACCGGGCTGTTGAACTCGGCCTGCGCACTGGCGGTGCAGAAGGTCGGAGCGGACAAGAAACGCATTACGATGAACACCGGCGCCGGTTCCACCGACCTGACCAACAAGGATTGCACCCCTTATGGCATCCACTATGCCTACGACAACTATGCCCTGGGCAATGTGGCCGGAAGTGAGGTCGTCAATCATGGTGGGAAGAGCTGGTTCTTCATCACGGCCGATTATGCCTTCGGCCATTCCCTGGAGAAGAACACCACCAGCTTCGTGAACAAGCTGGGAGGCAAGGTGGTCGGCTCAGTGCGCCATCCGCTTTCCACTTCGGACTTCTCCTCCTACCTGCTGCAGGCCCAGGCTTCAGGGGCCAAGGTGATCGGGCTGGCCAATGCAGGGGGGGATTTCACCAATGCCGTCAAGCAGGCTGGCGAGTTCGGCATCGTCCAGAAAGGACAGACCGTGGTGGGGATGCTGGTGTTCGACACCGACGTCAAGAGCCTGGGGCTGAAAACGGCCCAGGGCATGCAGTTCGCCTCCGGCTTCTACTGGGACCGCGACAAGGCCACCCGAGAATGGTCGCAGCGTTTCTTCAAAAAGCATAAGGCCATGCCCACCATGGATCAAGCCGGTGCCTACTCGGCCACCATGAACTACCTCAAGGCGATCAAGGCGGCCGGTACCGACGATCCCGATGCGGTCATGGCCAAGCTCAAATCGACCAACATCAGCGACTTTTTTGCCGTGAACGGCAAGATCCGGGCCGATGGCCGCATGGTGCACGACATGTACCTGATGGAGGTCAAGAAGCCGTCCGAGTCCAAGGCCGATTGGGACATCCTCAGGATCGTCAAGACGGTGCCGGGGGACAAGGCCTTCATGCCGCTTTCCGAAAGTACCTGCTCGCAGGTGAAGAAGTAA
- a CDS encoding ABC transporter ATP-binding protein, translated as MTDCILTTRSLSKEFKGFSAVSAVNLQIGRGHIHALIGPNGAGKTTVFNLLTKFITPTSGSIHFNGNDITSEKPADIAVRGIVRSFQISAVFPNLTPRENVKVALQRSLGTSYHFWKSSVRLNHLNERAMELLEAVGLQNSADEPAVELSYGRKRALEIATTLALEPELMLLDEPTQGMGGEDVGRITELVRRVAVGRTILMVEHNLQVVASLADRITVLQRGSILAEGTYAEVSADSRVMEAYMGVGHE; from the coding sequence ATGACGGACTGCATTCTCACCACCAGAAGCCTCTCCAAGGAATTCAAGGGGTTCAGCGCTGTTTCCGCGGTCAACCTGCAGATCGGGCGCGGCCACATCCATGCCCTGATCGGACCGAACGGAGCCGGCAAGACTACCGTGTTCAACCTGCTGACCAAGTTCATTACCCCCACCTCGGGCAGCATACATTTCAATGGCAACGACATTACGAGCGAGAAACCGGCTGATATTGCTGTGCGGGGCATCGTGCGTTCTTTCCAGATATCGGCGGTTTTTCCCAACCTGACTCCCCGTGAGAACGTGAAGGTTGCCCTGCAACGCAGCCTGGGCACCTCCTACCACTTCTGGAAATCGTCCGTCCGCCTGAATCATCTGAACGAGCGGGCCATGGAGCTGCTGGAAGCGGTCGGCCTCCAGAACTCGGCCGACGAGCCGGCCGTGGAGTTGTCCTATGGCCGCAAGCGGGCATTGGAAATAGCGACCACTCTGGCGCTGGAGCCGGAGCTGATGCTGCTGGATGAGCCGACCCAGGGCATGGGAGGGGAAGATGTGGGCCGCATTACGGAACTGGTGCGACGGGTAGCGGTCGGCCGGACCATCCTGATGGTCGAACACAACCTGCAGGTGGTGGCCAGCCTGGCTGACCGCATCACGGTCCTGCAGCGCGGCTCCATTCTGGCAGAGGGCACCTATGCCGAGGTTTCCGCCGATTCCCGGGTCATGGAAGCCTATATGGGGGTCGGCCATGAGTGA
- a CDS encoding branched-chain amino acid ABC transporter permease, giving the protein MNKTLWSVLVALGLVAPFIVYPIFLMKLLCFALFACAFNLLIGYAGLLSFGHAAFFGGAAYVTGYLVKYAGVTPEVGILIGTLFAALLGFLFGSLAIRRQGIYFAMITLALAQIIYFVAVKSPFTGGEDGLQDIPRGMLLGLIDLNHGYSIGGKTLELNLYYFIFGLFCFGFWVVYRAIHSPFGQVLKAIRENEPRAVSLGYRVERFKLLAFVISAALAGMAGAAKGLVFQLASLTDVNWHTSGEVVLMTLLGGLGTVFGPLVGAFTVVALHSQLSSLGSWVMVVIGIIFVVCVLSFRRGVVGELGRLLKRSL; this is encoded by the coding sequence ATGAACAAGACACTCTGGTCAGTGCTGGTGGCCCTCGGCCTGGTGGCCCCTTTTATCGTCTATCCGATCTTTCTGATGAAACTGCTGTGCTTTGCGCTCTTTGCCTGTGCCTTCAACCTGCTGATCGGCTATGCCGGGCTGCTGTCCTTCGGCCACGCCGCCTTTTTCGGCGGCGCGGCCTATGTCACCGGTTACCTGGTCAAATATGCCGGGGTCACCCCGGAGGTCGGTATCCTGATCGGGACGCTTTTCGCCGCGCTGCTCGGTTTCCTTTTCGGCAGCCTGGCCATTCGCCGCCAGGGGATCTATTTCGCCATGATCACCCTGGCCCTGGCCCAGATCATCTATTTCGTCGCGGTCAAGTCACCCTTTACCGGCGGCGAGGATGGCCTGCAGGACATTCCGCGCGGCATGCTGCTCGGCCTGATCGACCTGAACCACGGCTACAGCATCGGCGGAAAAACGCTGGAACTGAATCTGTACTACTTTATCTTCGGCCTGTTCTGTTTCGGCTTCTGGGTGGTCTATCGCGCCATCCATTCCCCGTTCGGCCAGGTTCTGAAGGCGATCCGCGAAAACGAGCCGCGGGCGGTTTCACTCGGCTATCGCGTTGAACGCTTCAAGCTGCTGGCCTTCGTGATCTCGGCTGCCCTGGCGGGCATGGCCGGCGCTGCCAAAGGACTAGTCTTTCAATTGGCGTCCCTGACCGACGTCAATTGGCATACTTCCGGCGAGGTGGTGCTGATGACCCTGCTGGGAGGGCTGGGGACGGTGTTCGGGCCGTTGGTGGGTGCCTTTACGGTTGTCGCACTGCATTCTCAGTTGAGCTCGCTCGGTTCGTGGGTGATGGTGGTGATCGGCATCATCTTCGTTGTCTGCGTGCTCTCATTCCGGAGGGGTGTTGTCGGAGAATTGGGAAGGCTGCTGAAGCGGTCGTTGTGA
- a CDS encoding universal stress protein: MSFKDILLYLDDSPHCERRIDVALSVAQAQGARVNGLSIVTHGYYQPRYLRAEEKVAAAAALLMAKARNAAVPCGCRRIESSAVGVGKSELMIKGAHCSDVVIVSQESPRVARTAAIVEPLVVRSGRPVLIVPVAGSFPTIGRRVLVAWKNGREAARALHDALPILRQAEQVTLLTIASEEESHQHYGENIREHLGQHTLQARTELFPVTSATLADTLLNRVSEGGYDLLVMGAYSPGARRGSGLGQVAGQILREMTVPVLMSH; this comes from the coding sequence ATGAGCTTTAAGGACATTCTTCTCTATCTGGATGATTCGCCGCACTGTGAACGCAGGATCGATGTCGCCCTGAGTGTGGCACAGGCACAGGGGGCGCGGGTGAATGGTCTGTCGATTGTGACCCATGGCTATTACCAGCCCCGGTATCTGCGTGCCGAAGAAAAAGTGGCGGCTGCCGCAGCGCTGTTGATGGCAAAGGCTCGGAATGCCGCGGTGCCCTGCGGCTGCCGCAGGATCGAATCCAGCGCGGTGGGGGTGGGGAAATCAGAGCTGATGATCAAAGGGGCTCACTGCAGCGATGTAGTGATTGTCAGTCAGGAATCGCCTCGCGTCGCTCGCACCGCGGCTATCGTGGAGCCGCTTGTGGTGCGGAGCGGCCGGCCGGTACTGATCGTTCCTGTGGCAGGCTCCTTCCCTACGATCGGCCGGCGGGTACTGGTGGCCTGGAAGAACGGTCGGGAAGCTGCCCGTGCACTGCACGACGCCTTGCCGATCCTGCGGCAGGCAGAGCAGGTGACGCTGTTGACCATCGCATCGGAGGAAGAATCGCACCAGCACTATGGAGAAAATATCCGCGAACACCTCGGGCAGCATACTCTCCAGGCCCGGACCGAGCTGTTCCCGGTTACCTCCGCCACCCTGGCAGATACCCTTCTGAACCGGGTCTCTGAAGGTGGCTATGATCTGCTCGTTATGGGTGCCTACTCTCCGGGAGCACGCCGGGGATCCGGGTTGGGGCAGGTGGCGGGCCAGATCCTGCGGGAGATGACCGTTCCCGTTCTGATGTCGCATTAG
- a CDS encoding ABC transporter ATP-binding protein, translating to MSEIAVGGSGMNELLAVSDLHAWYGESHILHGASLSVKRGELVTLLGRNGAGKTSILKSIMGLVGRRSGSIMKQGHETIKMQTHRIARLGIGYCPEERGIFSSLNVEENLLLPPVIKQGGMSMDEIYDMFPNLLERRKSIGTRLSGGEQQMLALARILRTGADLLLLDEVTEGLAPVIVQAIGRTVRQLKERGFTIILVEQNFHFAADLADRHYIIEHGAIADVISREELAGSRDRLNRYLGV from the coding sequence ATGAGTGAAATTGCCGTGGGTGGTTCCGGCATGAACGAATTGCTGGCGGTTTCCGATCTGCACGCCTGGTACGGTGAATCGCACATCCTGCACGGTGCCTCGCTCTCGGTCAAACGGGGTGAACTGGTCACGCTTCTGGGGCGCAATGGTGCGGGCAAGACCTCGATTCTGAAATCGATCATGGGGCTGGTCGGGCGCCGCAGCGGTTCGATCATGAAACAGGGGCACGAGACCATCAAAATGCAGACCCACCGCATCGCGCGCCTCGGCATCGGCTATTGCCCCGAGGAGCGCGGAATCTTTTCGAGTCTGAATGTGGAGGAAAACCTGCTGCTGCCGCCGGTCATCAAGCAGGGGGGCATGAGCATGGACGAGATTTACGACATGTTCCCCAATCTGCTGGAACGCAGAAAAAGCATCGGCACCCGCCTTTCCGGCGGCGAACAGCAGATGCTTGCCTTGGCCAGGATTCTGCGTACCGGGGCGGACCTGCTGCTTCTGGACGAGGTGACCGAAGGGCTGGCACCGGTTATCGTGCAGGCCATCGGGCGGACGGTGCGGCAGCTGAAAGAGCGCGGTTTTACGATCATTCTGGTGGAGCAGAATTTTCATTTCGCCGCCGATCTGGCGGACCGGCACTATATCATCGAGCACGGCGCGATCGCCGACGTGATATCCAGGGAAGAACTGGCAGGCAGCAGGGACAGGCTCAACAGGTATCTCGGCGTGTAA